The Apium graveolens cultivar Ventura chromosome 6, ASM990537v1, whole genome shotgun sequence genome contains a region encoding:
- the LOC141668368 gene encoding bet1-like SNARE 1-1: MSLAMNSRRDYRGNRAALFDDVEEGGIRAAASYSSHEIDEHENDRAIEGLSDRVLMLKRLTGDIHEEVDSHNRMLDRMGNDMDSSRGILSGTMDKFKMVFETKSSRKMLTLVASFVVLFLIIYYLTR; the protein is encoded by the exons ATGTCATTAGCTATGAATTCCAgaag GGACTACCGTGGAAACAGAGCTGCTCTTTTTGACGATGTTGAGGAGGGTGGCATTAGGGCAGCAGCTTCTTACTCTTCCCACGAAATCGATGAACATGAAAATGATAGAGCAATCGAGGGGCTTTCGGACAGAGTTCTGATGCTTAAAAGG TTGACAGGTGATATTCATGAGGAAGTTGACAGTCACAATCGCATGCTGGACAGAATG GGAAATGATATGGATTCATCCAGGGGTATCCTCTCGGGAACTATGGACAAATTCAAGATG GTGTTTGAGACCAAATCAAGCCGGAAAATGTTGACACTTGTGGCATCTTTCGTGGTGTTATTTCTGATCATATACTATCTTACTAGATAA